GCTGGACCCAGGAGCGCATCGGCAAGATGTTCGGGGGCGCCGAGCGCTATCTGACCTTCAAGCAGAAGATCCCCGTCCACGTGGTCTATTTCACCGTCTGGGTGGACGAGACCGGGGTGTTGCGCGGGCGGGACGACATTTACGGCATCGACTCGAAGATGCGCGAGCTGCTGCATCTCGACACACCCCAGCACCTGGCCGCCGGCAAGCCCACCGCCGCCACCCGCTGATCGCCGTCTGTTCCAAGAGCCCCGCGCGGCGCCCGCCGCGCGGGGCTTTTTGCGTCCGTGGTCGGGATTTCAGCCCTTCGCACCTGCGAAAAGGGGGCGCCATGGGCCGTCCGCCGCGGAGGCGGACCGGACATGAACGCCCCGTTAACGAAGCTTGCATGGAGCTGTGTCCTCAAGTTTCCGCTGCACGTTTTCGCCACACTGTGTCATTAATCACACTCGCGTGACCGAGGCGAGCGGGCGGGACCCCGCAAACCGAGGTCTGGGGGCGCGGGGCGTACACACGCCCTTAACCGAACCCGACAAGACTCTTCTGAGCTTCGCGCCGCGCGCTGCTATGTGCGCGGCACCAGTCCGATCTGAGCCTCGGGTTCGAGACATTGCCCCTTCACCGTCTTTACGCCCGCTTTGTGCCCTCCAAACGCCTCATGCTAGGCGCGCGGACGCGGGCCGTCATCGCCGCCGTCACCCTCTTCATGTGCGGCACCACCGCACTGCAGAATGCGGTGGCCAATGGCGACACCCGCACCCTCTACCTGCTCAACATGAATACGGGCGAGGGCGGCACCTTCACCTTCAAGAGGGAAGGGCGCTATGACGAGGCGGTGCTCAAGAAGCTGAACTGGTTCCTGCGCGACTGGCGCCGGGACGAGCCCACCAATATGGACCCCCAATTGTTCGACCTCGTCTGGGAGGTCTATCGGGATGTCGGGGCGTCCGAGAGCATCCATGTGGTGAGCGGCTATCGCTCCCCCCAGACCAATTCCATGCTGCGGTCCCGTTCCAAGCTGGTGGCCGAGCAGAGCCAGCACATGCGCGGCAAGGCGATGGACTTCTACATTCCCGGCGTCAGCATCACCGATCTTCGGGTGCTGGGATTGCGCATGCAGCGCGGCGGCGTCGGCTTCTATCCCACCGCCAACACCCCCTTCGTGCACATGGACACCGGCGGCGTGCGCCACTGGCCGCGCATGACCCATGACCAGCTGGTGCGTGTGTTCCCCGACGAAAAGACCGTCCACATTCCCTCCGATGGCAAGCCGCTGGCCAATTACAAGGTGGCCCTGGCGGAGCTGGAGGCACGCGGCGGCACCGCCGGCGGACCGGACGAGGAAGATTTCGGCTCCGGTCTGAAGAATTTCTTCGCCGCCCTGTTCGGTGGCGGGCGCAAATCGGCCGAGCCCTCCGGCGCCGAGGACATGAGCCCGGCGGAAGTGAAGGCCGCCGCCCGCAACGCCGCCAAGGGCGGGACGCAAGTGGCGTCCGTCGGCCCCGCCCAGGGTGGCGCCTATGTGGCCAGCGCCGACGACGACGATACGTCCGCCGCTCCGTCCTCGGCGCCTGCCGCCGCGCCGGCGCGCGCGGATGCCGGCCGCGCCGGGGCCCGGATCGCCGCCACCCCGGTGCCGTTGCCCATCCGCGCCCCGCAGCCCAAGGTCACCACCGTGGCCCTCGCGCCCGCCCCGCTGCCTTCCGCACGGCCGGCGGAGATCGCGGCAGCCATCGTGACCGCCCAAGCGGTGCTGGCGCCTTTGCCCAACGCGCCACTGCCTTTGCGCCGTCCTTCCACCGCGGATGCGAGCCTCCAGGCGGCCGATCCCATCCAGACCGCCTCCATTCCGCCGCTGCCCGCCGTCATCACCCGCGGCACCGGCACGCCGGAAGGCGCGCTCTCCTTCGCGCCCTCTGGCGACATGATCGGCGGTGCGCCCAACACCATCCTCAGCCCCAACCTCCAGCCCATGCCCCAGCGGCCGAGGGAGCGGGCGCGCACGGCGGAGGTGCCGTTCGGACGGGTCTTCACCGCGCATAATTTCTCGTTCGAGCCCTATATGCGGGCGCCGGAAATGCGTGTCATGACCCAGTTCATGACCGCGCCGAAGGAAGTGGTGGCCACCGGCTTCAGCGCCGATCCCACGGCAGGCCTGTCCACCAATCGCTTCTCCGGACCCGCCATCGCGGCTATCCCGGTCTACGCCTTCGCGCCCTCCAGCGTGCGGCTGACCCAGCGGCTCCAGTGACATAACGGCGTCAACCTTTTTTAGGGGCGACGTCTATGGTGAGGAGGGGCCGTACTGCTGAGTGTATACTTGAGTGTGTGAATTGATTAAAATTGCAGATAGCGTCATCCCCTTTGCGAGGGGTTAAAGTCAGGCCCCTCCGTGAATGTCCTGCACCGCGTGAAAATCGCTGGAATGTATCTAGTCTTCGGGGGAGGTGTGTTATTTCGGAGGTTGAGAATGCCGTTAATCTCACCGGATAAATCCGCTCGAGATTGAAGGGGATTGAGATATTATAGGTTATTGAGTGGACCGACCTCGGTCGAGTGCTCCAGAGCTGATTGCTCGTTTATTGAAGAATTTCGTAAATCGATCTAAATATTCAAAGCATCTAGTGTGCCTTTCGCTGAAGAATAGCTTTTCGGAGTCTTCGTCGGATAAGCCATCTATACTATAAGAAATTTCTGCCACTCGCTCCATTGTAATGTCGATATAAACTTCGCTAAAAATCTCGATTTCCGATCTGGATATTTTTACATCAATAGTTCCTTTTATTTCCTCTATTATTAGGCAAACTAGGGTGTCTGCGGTTGCTAAATTCATTATCTGTCTCATTTGATCGCCGAAGTAATTCATATATTGGATACATAACTCCGGAAGTTTCGGTGAACTAAATGTAAAATACTCATTTTCGCTTTGAGGTGATGATGTAGAGAAGTAAGCGCTCATTAGTGCTAGCATGGTTTTTTTGTAATTTTTGAAATTATCGATCATAATTGATGGACTTTGAGACGAAATTATAAGATGAGAAACTATTCTGTCGTTCAATTGTGGAAAAAGTGCGGGATTCTGTTTTATAAAATCAATTGGCCTCCAGAGCTCTGGAAATGTAGGCTCAATTACAATTATAAGGGGTAGGTAGATCTGGTCCTCGTCGCGATGATTGGGTATCGGAAAGCCTTTTTCGTTGAGTTGTCCTGTCGTTGATCTGCAGGCGTTATAAAATTCCTGTTCTCGTAAAAGGCGAAGAACGTGATTTATCGATAGATAATTAGAGTACGTAACGACCTTCGCATTATTGACTAGCTTGGACATTTCTTTTTTTTCATCTTCTAATCTTTGTTGATCCATCTGGGATATAAGCAATAGAATTGATATAGTTCCTCCAATTATTGAGGCGGCAATTTGACCTAATAGAAGGTGTGATATTTCCCATTTATTTTGATTTTTAGGGTCTGTTGCAATCTTATATGCAGATATTTCTGCCGCTGCATAATAGCAATATATTAAGTAAATGCATGTGATTAATGCCAATATAAGGAGAAATTCTATCGTCATTCCCATTGAATTAATCTTTCTATATTGATTTTTGTAGAATTGTCATTTTTTGTGGGGTTAAATCACAGAATTGTATCCATGGTCGCATATAATCTTTGTTCATCGGACAAAACGCAAGCGGCGCGTCAATGCTGATGATCAAGTCGCGGATTGAGCTTTTAGGACCCTCAAGTCTGGCCAGATCCTAAAAGCTGAAAGCAATGTGATTACGCCCGAAAAGGTCCGACGCGACCTGGAATGGAACGAATAGCTTGGCAAAAAGATCAAGCGATCAGTCGAGGCGATGAAGTTTGCTGATTTTTGGCTAATTCGTTTTACGATCCAAGTCGCAGAAGTTTGATTTCCTAAGTCAGACTCTAAGCGCTTGGCGATCATATGAAATGCCGTTAACCTTAACGGCCGATTAACCCGGTGAGCGCACGGTCTTTCCATGACCGTCGCGATTCGCCCGATCTCCACATCCCCTGCGCGCACCGCCTCCTGGAGGGGGCGGGCGGCGGCCTCTGCTTTGGCATTGGCGGTGGCACTGGGTGCGCTGTCGCCGGGCCTGGTGCGGCATGCGGTGGCGCAGGACGCGTCCAGTGCCGCCTGGTCGCTGGCGGACCAAGCCTATCGTGCCTTCGCGGCGGGCGAATATGGGGAGGCAACCGACAAGGTGCGCTCCGCTTTGGCGCTCCAGCCGGACGTGGTGCGCTGGCGCCTCCTGCTCATCGATGCCCTCATCGCCGCCGGCCGCCTGCCCCAGGCCGAGGCGGAAATCCGCCGTGCTCGATCCCTAGGCGTGACCGATCCGCGCCTCGCGGATCGGGACACCGTCATCGCCGAGCGCAGCAGGGCCGCCGAGACCCAGCCGGTCATTCCGCCGGTTCGGCAAGCCCCGCCGGCTCCGCCTCCCGCCGCGCAGGCGCAAACCGCGCCTTTCCAAACCGCGCCTTCCCTCCCCGCACCCGATCAAGCCGCGCCATCCCCAGCGGCGCCCATTTCCTCGCAGGCTGCTCCCTCCCAGCCTGCGCCTGCGCCGGCAAGCCCGTCGCGTGGGGCTGCGGCTCCTGCGCCAGCTGCTCCGCCCGCTCCCGTCGCGCCGGCGCCGTCGATCCAGGGGCAGGCTTCGAGCGTCTCCGCTCCGCCCGCTGCTTCGACACCGGAGCGTGCCCCGGCTGCCCCGGCTGCCCCAGCGCCCTCAGCGCCCCCGGCGGCTCCGGCGCCTGTCGCCCCATCTGCCGCCGCCCCGACGGCGGAACAGGGGGCGTTCCAGGCGGCGGATGCGGCCTACAAGGCCTATGCCGCCAAGGACTATGCCGCAGCCGTGACCTCCGCCCGCGCGGCGGTGGCGGCGGCGCCGCAGAATGGCGCCTATCGCTCTCTGCTGGTGACCGCGCTGTCCGCCGCCGGACGCTTTGCCGAGGCTGTGCAGGCGGCGGGCGAGGGGCTGGCGCGGGTGAGGGACAAGGCCCAGCTCCTGGTGCAGCGGGCTTTCGCCTACCAGAAGCTCGGCCGCCAGGCGCTGGCGGCGAAGGATTTCGCCGCGGCCCTGAAGGACCCCGGCCTGCCCGCCGCGCAGGTGCGCGAGGTGCGCCTTTCGCTGGCCGATGCGGCGCTGGCCGCCAGGGACCCGGCGGAGGCGCTGGTCGCCCTCGCCCCGTTCGCCCGCGAGCGCAGCTATGACGTGGCCGCCCGCCGCGCCTTCGCTCTCCAGGCCCTCAATCGCCATGAGGAGGCCCTCGCCGCCTTCGACCTCGGCGCCGCCACCGCCCGCACCGCCACCGACCGCGCCACCATGCTGCGCGGCGGCCTCGGCGCGCTGGTGGCCCTGAACCGCAAGGACGAGGCGCGCCAGCGCTTCCTGACGGCGCTGGCCGCCGGCGATTTCGCGCCCTTCACGTCCCTGGACGTGGCCTATCTCGCCAACCAGGTGGGGGCGGAGAAGGAAGCGCTGGTCTATTTCGACAAGGCCAAGTCCTTTGGCGAGCTGCGCGGCCCCTCGACGCTGGATGCGGCCTATGTGGCCAAGCGCCAAGCGGAGAACCGCCAGGCCATCGCCTTCTTCGAGCAGGCGCTGGACGAACATCGCTCCGGCTCCCTTCCCCTGCCCGCCCAGACCGCCTTCGGCGTGCGGCGGGAGGTGGCGGACATGGAGCGCAGCTGGGGTGCCTATGCCTCCATCTCCTATGGCGCGGTGGGCGTCATGCCCACCTCCATCATGGCGCCGCCGCCTGGCGTCGGCCATACGGTGCAGGCGGGCGGCGAGCTCTATTGGCGCCCGCCGGGCATCGGCTATCGGAACGGGGCGCTGTTCGAGGTGTTCGGCCGGGCCTTTGAGACGCTCTATGCGGAGAATGACGGCGTCACCGGCTGGCCCACCGTCCAGCTCAGCGCCGGCGCGCGCTGGAAGCCTCTTTCGGATCAGAACCTGATCCTGGAGGTGAGCTATCTCTTTCCCGGTGGCAGCGCGGCGCGCACCGACTGGCTGTTCCGCATCGCCTATTCCACCGGCGAAGGCTCGGACCTGCGGGTCGACGTGCCCGACTGGACCTATTGGCAGGTCTATGGGGAGGGCGACTATTTCGCCCTCAATCCCGAGACCATCGGCAATTTCGAAGCGCGCTACGGCCGCTCCTACCGGCTCGACGGGATCAGCGACAAGGTGGTCTTCACCCCCTTCCTGGCCATTGGCGGGGCCTATGATTCCGTGCTCGCCACGCCGGGTGCGCTGGGCGCGGGACCGGGGGCGAATCTGCGCTTCTGGTTCCGCGAGGACACCTATGCGGCGCCCCGCTCCTATGTGGACTTCACGCTGCAATATCGCTGGCGGCTGGCGGGCGACGACCGCGCCCAGGGCGTCTTCGCCTCCGCCTTCCTGTCCTACTGATCCAGGGCTCGCGCATAGGCGGTGCGCAGCGCCCCGGCGCCGGATGCGGGGCCGGTCATGTAGGGGTGAAGCGCGAAGGCGATGAGGTGCTCCGCGCCACTGGCGGCGGCGACATCCAGCTGGGCGGCGAGACGCACGAAATCGGCCGCGTCAGCGGCGAAGGCGCCGGGCTCCAGAAGGTCGGACTGCTTTTGGGCGAACAGCTCCACCACCACGTCGAAAGCGCGGCCGGTGGCGCGGAAATAGGCGAACAGGGGGACCAGGTGGCGGTAATTGGCCAAGCCGAACATGCCGACCCCGTCCTGCACCAGCGGGCGCAGGGCAAGGTCGGCCGGCAGGGCCTGCCACAGCTCCACCAGCGTGCGGTCAGGCGCATTGGCGCTGTGGAAGCAGGAGATGGCCATGGGGCTCGCCCCGCCCGCCTGCCGCAGCCGTGTGAGGAAGGCGGCCAGGAGCGCCATCTCCTCCGGGCGCGCCCAGCTCGCCTGGTCCAGTTCGTAGGGAATATACCAGCCGGCAAAGGCGGGGTGGCGGGCAAAGGGCGCGGCGGCGAGAAAGCGGGCGGCCTCGGTGGCGGCGGCATCGAGGAAGGCGGGGCGAGGGCGGGGGCTGCGGCCTTCCAGCACCGCCCAATAGTCGGGATCATAGGGCAGGCCCACCTGCAGCCGGCAGCCGGCAGCGAGGGCGAGGTCCATGAGGCGAATGATGAGGTCGGCATCGAGCGCGTAGTCGGTGCCGTGACGTGTCCATTGCAGGACCAGGTTCGGGCAGCCAAAGGCGCGCGCATCCGCGATCTTGCGCGCCCATCCGGTGCCGGACAAAGCAAGGTCGTCGCGCCAGGGCTGGATGAAGGTGCCGTCGAGCCGGCCCGAAAGGCGCCAGGGATCGCGCGCCGAGCGCGACAGCAGGGCAAGCGTGCCGAAAGCCGCGGCGGCCAGAATGGCGCGGCGGCCGGGCGCGCGGGGGACGGCCGGATCGCCGGCGTCAGTCATGCCAGGGCCATGGGAGCGGGCGCATAGGAGCGTCGGGGACCGGTTGAAACAGGGGGCAATTGGAGATCATGCGCATTTTGTCGGTGTTCGGTACCCGACCTGAAGCCATCAAGATGGCGCCTTTGGTCAAGTCGATCGAAGCGGAAGCTGGACTGACCTCCCTTGTCTGCGTAACCGGCCAGCACCGCGCCATGCTGGACCAGGTGCTCGGCCTGTTCCAGATCACCCCCGATTACGACCTTGATGTGATGGTCCCCAACCAGACGCTCAATGGCCTGACCGCCCGCGTGTTCTCCGCCCTCGACCCGGTGCTGGACGAGGTGCGGCCGGATCGAGTGCTGGTGCATGGTGACACCACGACGGCGCTAGCGGCGGCGCTGTGCGCCTTCAATCGGGGCATTCCGTTGGGGCATGTGGAGGCAGGCCTGCGCACCTATGACCTCACCCAGCCCTGGCCGGAAGAGATGAACCGACAGGTGGCGGACCGCCTCTGCGGCCTCCTTTTCGCACCCACCCCGGCGGCGGCGGACAATCTGCGCAGCGAGCGCCTCGCCGGGACCATTCACGTCACCGGCAATACGGTCATCGATGCCCTGTTCCTGGCGCTGGCGCGGATCGATTCCGACCCGGCCCTTGCCGCCGAGCTGTCCGGCCAGTTCGCCTTCCTGGACGCCAGCCGGCGCCTGGTGCTGGTGACGGGCCACCGGCGGGAGAATTTCGGCCCCGGCTTCATCGCCATTTGCGAGGCGCTCTCCCGCCTCGCCGCCCGCAGCGACATCGAGATCCTCTATCCCGTCCACCTCAACCCCCATGTGCGCGAGCCGGTGCACCGGCTTTTGGGCGGACGGGCCAACGTACATCTGATCCCGCCGCTGGATTACCTGCCCTTCGTCTATCTCATGCGCCGCTGCCATCTGGTGCTCACCGATTCCGGCGGCGTGCAGGAGGAGGCGCCCTCCCTCGGCAAGCCGGTGCTGGTGATGCGCGAGGTCACCGAACGGCCGGAGGCCGTCGCGGCAGGGACGGTGGAACTGGTGGGAACGGATGCCGACCGCATCGTCGGCGCGGTGGGTGCGCTGCTGGACGAACCGGAGCGCTATGCGCAGTTCTCGCGGCAGAACAATCCCTACGGCGATGGACGTGCCTGTGCGCGCATCGTATCCGCCTTGCTCGGCCGTGAAATCGCACCCTTTGCCGCGGGAGACCGCGCATGATCGTGATCGGGGCACCGGCCAGCGCGCTCCAAAGGGCGCAATTTGAGCCGATTTGCAGTGAATTTGGCGACGGGCGCGAGGCTGGGCAGGCCGCTGCGCACCGGGACAGGCAGGACGAGACCGTGGGCAAGACAGCGTATTTTCCTTTCGGCCGCCCGGTCACCGGCGGCGTCTTCAGCGCCGTGGCGGGGCTCGCCCTTCTGGGGCTCACCTGCGCCATGCCTCGCCCGGCCGAGGCCCAGACCCCGCCGCCGCGGCAGCTGCAAGCCCCGCTGCAGATCCAGGCCCAGCGCCAGGCCCAGCTGCAGACCCCGCCCGCGAGCGCCACGTCGCGCCCGCCCGCGGCCCCCGCCGAGACCCTCGCCGAGGCCATCAGGGCGCTGAGCGACGGCACCGTGCAGGTGAGCGTTGCTCTCTCCGAGCTCGGCATTGCCCGGCCCATCAACCTGTCCGGCACGGATTCGCGCCGCAGCCTGTTCCTCCCCGTGCCTTCTGGCATCCCCATCAAGGATGCGGTGGTGACGTTGGACGCCCGCTATCTGCGTGGCGATGGCGGGCGGACGACCGTGGTGGCCTATGTGGACGGCACCGCCCAATGGGCGAGCGCCCCCTCCGATCCGGAGGGCGTGATCTCGACCCCCATGTCGATTTCGGGGCGGCCGCGCAATTCCGGCTTCGTGGAATTGTCCGTCGCCTGGGCCTCCATGGTGGCTGAGCAGGTGTGCTTCGACGACCGGTCCATCGGCAATGTGCTGGAGCTCCAGCCCACCACCCGACTGACCTATTCCTATGATCGCAACGCGGTGCTGGATCTCACCACCGCCTGGACCGCCCTGCCGGCCCGGACCCGGGTGCTGATGGCGCCAGGCGTCCTGTCCCAGCAGAGCTTCGATGCCTCCTGGCGCATCGGGACGGTGCTGGAGCGCGGGGGCAAGCGGGTGGTGTTCACGGTTCTGCCATCGGTGGGCAGCGAGGTGGACCTGACCGGCCTCACCCTACCCCCGCCGCTGCGGGCGATCCCCGCCTTCGCGGCCCTTCAGGGAGGCGGGCGCCACGTCATCAAGGACGCGGCGGAGCTGGGCGCGCTGCTGATGGTGGCGGGGCATGGCCCGGTGGTCGCGGATGTGGTGGTCAGCGATGCGGCGCTGCGCACCGCTTTGTCCGCCGCCATGGACGCCCTGCGTGTGCAGATGGCCGCCGCAGGCCCCGAGCCGCTCGCCGCGTTCGAGGCATGGCGCGCCCAGAACTTCACCGCCGAGCGGGACGTGACGGGCCGCAACCTCAACATCGCCATGCTGGGCGGGCGCTCGGTGATCGCGGTGGATGCCGCCGCCGCCGGCCCCGCCTCCGGCGTGCTCTCCGACACCTGGCGCCGCACGCTCCAGGTGCCGGCCGTGAAGGTGGATACCGCGGTCGCCCGTGCCCCCGGCGATAGCCGCGCCATTCCGCTCTCGCGCCTGGGCGGGGTGTCCGCCTCCTTTGACGTTCTGGTGCGCGGCGACTGGAGCGCCACCTTCGACATCGGCAAGGCGGTCACGGCCGGCGGCTTGCCCTCGCGCCTGGACTTGGACCTGGCGGCGGCGCCGAGCGCTGCCTCCTCCCAGCCGGTCGCCTCGGTGTTCCTGAACGATTATCTGCTGGGCGCCCGCAGCCTCGGCGGCAATGGCGGGGCGGAGCGGCTGTCGGTGGACGTGCCCTATTACGCGCTCGCCCCGGTGAATGTGCTGCGGGTGTCGTTCCAGCGCCAGCCCATGGGCGATCGCTGCCGCGAGACGCCTCAGCCCTTTCCGGTGGCGGTGCTGCCCTCGAGCCGCCTCGTCTCCGACAACACCGCCACCACCACCGACTTCGTGGGCGTGCTGGCGCGGCTGTCTGGTCCGCTCGACGTCATCGTGCCGGCCGCCTATCTCCAGGCGCCCCTGGACGGCCTGCCGCGCATGGTCTCCGTAATGGTGGCCGCCGGCGTCTCGCCCGAGCAGGGCAAGCTGACGGTGGCGCCCGCCTCGGGCGCGGTGAAGCCCGGCGCCAACTTCGTGTCCTTCGACGCGGCCGTGGACGGTGCCGCCCGCAAGGTGCGCGTGGAGGGCGACCGGCTCATCCTGGTGGGCGAGGGCGACCGCACGCTCCTGGACCTGACCGGGCTCGACCGGGTGGCGGTGATCCAGGCCATGGCCTCCGGCGAGCGGGTGGGCCTCGATTATCGCTCGCTCGGCGGGGGAGCGGGAGACGCCACCTTCCAGCTCGGCACCGGTGACGTGGCGGTGGTGGCCGGCAACGGCACCGTGGCGCAGATCAACACCCAGAGCGCGGCCGAGGTGGTGGCGCAGCGGCCCTGGGACTATGTGCTGATGGCCTGGAACGAGCGCGCCACCTGGGGTCCCA
This genomic interval from Aquabacter sp. L1I39 contains the following:
- a CDS encoding DUF882 domain-containing protein is translated as MLGARTRAVIAAVTLFMCGTTALQNAVANGDTRTLYLLNMNTGEGGTFTFKREGRYDEAVLKKLNWFLRDWRRDEPTNMDPQLFDLVWEVYRDVGASESIHVVSGYRSPQTNSMLRSRSKLVAEQSQHMRGKAMDFYIPGVSITDLRVLGLRMQRGGVGFYPTANTPFVHMDTGGVRHWPRMTHDQLVRVFPDEKTVHIPSDGKPLANYKVALAELEARGGTAGGPDEEDFGSGLKNFFAALFGGGRKSAEPSGAEDMSPAEVKAAARNAAKGGTQVASVGPAQGGAYVASADDDDTSAAPSSAPAAAPARADAGRAGARIAATPVPLPIRAPQPKVTTVALAPAPLPSARPAEIAAAIVTAQAVLAPLPNAPLPLRRPSTADASLQAADPIQTASIPPLPAVITRGTGTPEGALSFAPSGDMIGGAPNTILSPNLQPMPQRPRERARTAEVPFGRVFTAHNFSFEPYMRAPEMRVMTQFMTAPKEVVATGFSADPTAGLSTNRFSGPAIAAIPVYAFAPSSVRLTQRLQ
- a CDS encoding NfrA family protein, with the protein product MTVAIRPISTSPARTASWRGRAAASALALAVALGALSPGLVRHAVAQDASSAAWSLADQAYRAFAAGEYGEATDKVRSALALQPDVVRWRLLLIDALIAAGRLPQAEAEIRRARSLGVTDPRLADRDTVIAERSRAAETQPVIPPVRQAPPAPPPAAQAQTAPFQTAPSLPAPDQAAPSPAAPISSQAAPSQPAPAPASPSRGAAAPAPAAPPAPVAPAPSIQGQASSVSAPPAASTPERAPAAPAAPAPSAPPAAPAPVAPSAAAPTAEQGAFQAADAAYKAYAAKDYAAAVTSARAAVAAAPQNGAYRSLLVTALSAAGRFAEAVQAAGEGLARVRDKAQLLVQRAFAYQKLGRQALAAKDFAAALKDPGLPAAQVREVRLSLADAALAARDPAEALVALAPFARERSYDVAARRAFALQALNRHEEALAAFDLGAATARTATDRATMLRGGLGALVALNRKDEARQRFLTALAAGDFAPFTSLDVAYLANQVGAEKEALVYFDKAKSFGELRGPSTLDAAYVAKRQAENRQAIAFFEQALDEHRSGSLPLPAQTAFGVRREVADMERSWGAYASISYGAVGVMPTSIMAPPPGVGHTVQAGGELYWRPPGIGYRNGALFEVFGRAFETLYAENDGVTGWPTVQLSAGARWKPLSDQNLILEVSYLFPGGSAARTDWLFRIAYSTGEGSDLRVDVPDWTYWQVYGEGDYFALNPETIGNFEARYGRSYRLDGISDKVVFTPFLAIGGAYDSVLATPGALGAGPGANLRFWFREDTYAAPRSYVDFTLQYRWRLAGDDRAQGVFASAFLSY
- a CDS encoding DUF4434 domain-containing protein, whose translation is MTDAGDPAVPRAPGRRAILAAAAFGTLALLSRSARDPWRLSGRLDGTFIQPWRDDLALSGTGWARKIADARAFGCPNLVLQWTRHGTDYALDADLIIRLMDLALAAGCRLQVGLPYDPDYWAVLEGRSPRPRPAFLDAAATEAARFLAAAPFARHPAFAGWYIPYELDQASWARPEEMALLAAFLTRLRQAGGASPMAISCFHSANAPDRTLVELWQALPADLALRPLVQDGVGMFGLANYRHLVPLFAYFRATGRAFDVVVELFAQKQSDLLEPGAFAADAADFVRLAAQLDVAAASGAEHLIAFALHPYMTGPASGAGALRTAYARALDQ
- the wecB gene encoding non-hydrolyzing UDP-N-acetylglucosamine 2-epimerase, yielding MRILSVFGTRPEAIKMAPLVKSIEAEAGLTSLVCVTGQHRAMLDQVLGLFQITPDYDLDVMVPNQTLNGLTARVFSALDPVLDEVRPDRVLVHGDTTTALAAALCAFNRGIPLGHVEAGLRTYDLTQPWPEEMNRQVADRLCGLLFAPTPAAADNLRSERLAGTIHVTGNTVIDALFLALARIDSDPALAAELSGQFAFLDASRRLVLVTGHRRENFGPGFIAICEALSRLAARSDIEILYPVHLNPHVREPVHRLLGGRANVHLIPPLDYLPFVYLMRRCHLVLTDSGGVQEEAPSLGKPVLVMREVTERPEAVAAGTVELVGTDADRIVGAVGALLDEPERYAQFSRQNNPYGDGRACARIVSALLGREIAPFAAGDRA